A single region of the Bos mutus isolate GX-2022 chromosome 17, NWIPB_WYAK_1.1, whole genome shotgun sequence genome encodes:
- the LOC102287355 gene encoding LOW QUALITY PROTEIN: large ribosomal subunit protein uL15-like (The sequence of the model RefSeq protein was modified relative to this genomic sequence to represent the inferred CDS: inserted 1 base in 1 codon), which translates to MPSRLRKTQKLRGHVSHGHGRIGKHRKHPGGQGNAGGMHHHRINFDKYHPGYSGKVGMRHYHXKRNQSFCPTVNLDKLWTMVSEQTRVNAAKNKTGAAPVIDVVPSGYYKDLGKGKLPKQPVIVKAKFFSRRAEEKIKGVGGACVLVS; encoded by the exons ATGCCATCCAGACTAAGGAAGACCCAGAAACTTAGGGGCCACGTGAGCCATGGCCACGGCCGCATCGGCAAACACCGGAAACACCCGGGAGGCCAAGGTAATGCTGGTGGCATGCATCATCACAGGATCAACTTCGACAAGTATCACCCAGGATACTCTGGGAAAGTTGGTATGAGGCATTACC TTAAGAGGAACCAGAGTTTCTGCCCGACTGTCAATCTTGATAAATTGTGGACCATGGTTAGTGAGCAGACACGAGTAAATGCTGCCAAGAACAAGACAGGAGCTGCTCCTGTCATTGATGTGGTGCCATCAGGTTACTACAAAGATCTGGGGAAAGGAAAGCTCCCAAAGCAGCCTGTCATTGTGAAGGCCAAATTCTTCAGCAGAAGAGCTGAGGAGAAGATTAAGGGTGTAGGTGGGGCCTGTGTCCTGGTGTCTTGA